One Aphidius gifuensis isolate YNYX2018 linkage group LG3, ASM1490517v1, whole genome shotgun sequence DNA window includes the following coding sequences:
- the LOC122851337 gene encoding osmotic avoidance abnormal protein 3-like, with amino-acid sequence MSEFLKVAVRCRPMSQKETSEGNKIAVTVNPVSKTCTLESSTDGGKVFQFDAAFGPDCTTEQVYENVGSVIVEAVLNGYNGTVFAYGQTGCGKSHTMSGFVERTLEHIFEATSTASSNTRYLALLSYLEIYNEKLRDLLRDDHIDGQLQLKEDPVRGTYVGGGLREVTVKDAAECSQLVVQGSRRRALAATKMNATSSRSHAVLTISIEALAMDENTKGGSAVRRGRLHLVDLAGSERQGRTGATGDRLKEAASINLSLSALGNVISALAAGNGRHVPYRDSKLTRLLKDSLGGNARTLMIACVSPSQSDAEETLSTLRYATRARCIKNKPIINEDPKDALLRQYQLELQRLKKLLENSTKTESIDEDSIEQISLDNHNELEHSSTIVDQKFKNESQVVSERINSEEVIEIPGGQIWTAPTRHIDDKRRKKQEIAKKEVMQRLERLTIGGEAHGDTELKKRRERRRRRLEIIAAALETSARDGDGSAFEVYGQLKTTEDALKRMAKKTKQLEAESLDLQASWDADRRELLRRELLSTQICDAMLPHLRPGCPLRDIAAVRAAATWCDELGRWKLPDFSSRIPLPPPPSINKDTSKFKTELNNNNDDKNSDDDSESFKETNKNQWKDIAGSYFKRNRIDELLARAREAKTFETDSRIGKSGELDDLINSYNQVNHQLSSKSLPSTSSQMSTKTNGRPIGSFNGWLVEESPSVCRIQSSSSPPMKKVPPRVLEALHLDMSPSS; translated from the exons atgtcagaatttttaaaagtcgCAGTACGATGTCGGCCAATGTCACAGAAAGAAACATCAGAGGGTAATAAG ATTGCTGTAACAGTAAATCCAGTATCAAAAACTTGCACTTTAGAAAGTTCAACAGATGGAGGAAAAGTATTTCAATTTGATGCTGCATTTGGACCAGATTGTACAACTGAACAAGTGTATGAAAATGTTGGTTCAGTGATAGTTGAAGCAGTATTAAATGGTTATAATGGAACAGTATTTGCATATGGACAAACTGGTTGTGGAAAATCACATACTATGAGTGGTTTTGTAGAACGTACACTAGAGCATATATTTGAAGCAACATCAACAGCAAGTTCAAATACCCGTTATTTGGCTCTTTTAAGTTATCtagaaatttataatgaaaaattacgaGATTTATTGCGTGATGATCATATAGACGGACAACTTCAATTGAAAGAAGATCCCGTACGTGGAACTTATGTTGGTGGGGGACTTCGTGAAGTAACTGTTAAGGATGCAGCTGAATGTTCTCAATTAGTTGTACAAGGAAGTCGTAGACGTGCATTAGCCGCAACAAAAATGAATGCAACAAGTTCACGTAGTCATGCTGTATTAACAATTTCAATTGAAGCACTTGCTATggatgaaaatacaaaaggtGGTAGTGCTGTTCGTCGTGGTAGATTACATCTTGTTGATTTAGCTGGTTCAGAAAGACAAGGACGTACTGGTGCAACTGGTGATCGATTGAAAGAAGCTGCTAGTATTAATTTAAGTTTATCAGCTCTTGGAAATGTAATAAGTGCATTAGCAGCTGGAAATGGTAGACATGTACCTTATCGAGATAGTAAATTAACAAGGCTATTAAAAGATAGTCTTGGTGGTAATGCTAGAACACTGATGATTGCATGTGTTAGTCCTTCACAGAGTGATGCTGAAGAAACATTGAGTACACTTAGATACGCTACTCGTGCAcgttgtattaaaaataaaccaattatTAATGAAGATCCAAAAGATGCTCTGCTGAGACAATATCAATTGGAACTTCaacgattaaaaaaattattggaaaattcaACAAAGACTGAAAGTATTGATGAAGATAGTATTGAACAAATTTCTCTAGATAATCATAATGAACTTGAACACTCTAGTACAATTGTagatcaaaaatttaaaaatgaatcacaAGTAGTTAGTGAACGAATTAATAGTGAAGAAGTTATTGAAATTCCTGGTGGTCAAATATGGACTGCTCCAACTCGtcatattgatgataaaagacgtaaaaaacaagaaattgcTAAAAAAGAAGTAATGCAAAGACTAGAACGTTTGACTATTGGTGGAGAGGCACATGGAGAtacagaattaaaaaaaagaagagaaagACGTAGAAGAAGATTAGAAATAATTGCTGCAGCATTAGAAACAAGTGCAAGAGATGGAGATGGTAGTGCATTTGAAGTTTATGGTCAACTTAAAACAACAGAAGATGCATTAAAAAGAAtggcaaaaaaaacaaaacaactaGAAGCTGAATCTTTAGATCTTCAA gCATCTTGGGATGCTGATCGTCGTGAACTTTTACGTCGTGAACTTCTTTCAACGCAAATTTGTGATGCAATGTTACCACATTTACGTCCTGGTTGTCCATTACGTGATATTGCAGCAGTACGAGCAGCTGCAACTTGGTGTGATGAACTAGGTAGATGGAAATTACCAGACTTCTCATCAAGAATACCACTGCCACCACCTCcatcaattaataaagatactagcaaatttaaaacagagctaaataataacaacgaCGATAAAAATAGTGACGATGATTCTGAATCATttaaagaaacaaataaaaatcaatggaAAGATATTGCTGGATCATATTTTAAACGTAATCGAATTGATGAATTACTTGCAAGAGCCAGAGAAGCTAAAACatttg aGACAGATAGTAGAATTGGAAAATCTGGTGAATTGGATGATTTGATCAACAGCTATAATCAGGTTAATCATCAACTAAGTTCAAAATCACTTCCATCAACATCAAGCCAAATGTCAACGAAAACAAATGGACGACCAATTGGCTCTTTTAATGGTTGGCTTGTTGAAGAAAGTCCATCAGTATGTCGAATTCAATCATCCAGTTCACCACCTATGAAAAAAGTACCACCACGTGTACTTGAAGCACTACATCTTGATATGTCACCTTCTTCTTGA